The following are encoded together in the Equus przewalskii isolate Varuska chromosome 14, EquPr2, whole genome shotgun sequence genome:
- the ID2 gene encoding DNA-binding protein inhibitor ID-2 translates to MKAFSPVRSVRKNSLSDHSLGISRSKTPVDDPMSLLYNMNDCYSKLKELVPSIPQNKKVSKMEILQHVIDYILDLQIALDSHPTIVSLHHQRPGQSQASRTPLTTLNTDISILSLQASEFPSELMSNDSKALCG, encoded by the exons ATGAAAGCCTTCAGTCCAGTGAGGTCCGTTAGGAAAAACAGCCTTTCGGACCACAGCCTGGGCATCTCCCGGAGCAAAACCCCGGTGGACGACCCGATGAGCCTGCTGTACAACATGAACGACTGCTACTCCAAGCTCAAGGAGCTGGTGCCAAGCATCCCCCAGAACAAGAAGGTGAGCAAGATGGAAATCCTGCAGCACGTCATCGACTACATCTTGGACCTGCAAATCGCCCTGGACTCGCACCCCACTATTGTCAGCCTGCATCACCAGCGACCCGGGCAGAGCCAGGCGTCCAGGACGCCGCTGACCACCCTGAACACGGACATCAGCATCCTGTCCTTGCAG GCTTCTGAATTCCCTTCTGAGTTAATGTCAAATGACAGCAAAGCGCTCTGTGGCTGA